A stretch of the Lactuca sativa cultivar Salinas chromosome 9, Lsat_Salinas_v11, whole genome shotgun sequence genome encodes the following:
- the LOC111896401 gene encoding uncharacterized protein LOC111896401: MVCFCFLVDQTHQVRWCKPIVGLCSWCGGGASVADMKTATMFCYVLFYWKSWKAIMCTLCGAILKTY, translated from the coding sequence ATGGTGTGCTTCTGCTTTTTGGTTGACCAAACTCATCAAGTGAGATGGTGCAAGCCTATAGTAGGGCTTTGTTCTTGGTGCGGCGGCGGAGCTAGTGTCGCAGATATGAAGACCGCCACCATGTTTTGCTATGTTCTGTTCTATTGGAAATCATGGAAAGCTATTATGTGTACTTTATGTGGCGCCATTCTTAAAACTTACTAG